In a genomic window of Temperatibacter marinus:
- the hisS gene encoding histidine--tRNA ligase has translation MSKLQPARGTRDIYGEDARRFQKVIDTFTAVGTSYGFESISTPIFEFTEVFKRPLGETSDVVSKEMYTFEDRGGEEVTLRPELTASICRSFISNGMMQNLPCRFMSWGPAFRYERPQKGRYRQFHQIDAELIGPAEPEADVDVIAMAYRILVTLGFADRVKLNLNTLGDSESREAYRQELVTYFTAYKDQLSEDSQRRLETNPLRILDSKDEADQKLVVDAPRFSDSLNEASVDFFNRVQAGLTAAGVPFDVNERLVRGLDYYCHTAFEFITESLGAQGTVLAGGRYDGLIAQLGGQPTAGIGWAGGIERLAMMLDETPHAPRPVVMVPMGEAATVKAISVAEKLRDAGFTVTSDRSGNMKKRMNRANKAHASFGIIIGDNELENHVAMVKNLDEGTQEEVAFDQIADFIKRANS, from the coding sequence GTGTCCAAGCTGCAACCAGCGCGGGGAACGCGTGATATCTATGGAGAAGATGCCCGACGCTTTCAAAAAGTGATTGATACCTTTACGGCTGTCGGAACTTCCTATGGATTTGAATCGATCTCTACGCCGATATTCGAATTCACAGAAGTTTTTAAGCGCCCGCTAGGTGAGACGAGTGATGTCGTTTCAAAGGAAATGTATACTTTTGAAGATCGGGGCGGCGAAGAGGTGACTCTTCGTCCAGAGTTAACGGCTTCGATCTGTCGTTCATTCATATCCAATGGAATGATGCAAAATTTACCATGTCGATTTATGTCATGGGGGCCTGCGTTTCGGTATGAGCGGCCGCAGAAGGGTCGGTATCGTCAATTCCATCAAATTGATGCTGAGCTTATCGGGCCAGCAGAGCCTGAAGCTGATGTTGATGTTATTGCTATGGCCTATAGAATTTTGGTCACCCTGGGTTTTGCTGATCGTGTGAAACTAAACCTCAATACTTTAGGGGATAGCGAAAGCAGGGAAGCATACCGGCAAGAACTTGTGACCTATTTCACAGCATATAAGGATCAACTTTCAGAAGATAGTCAACGCCGTTTAGAGACCAATCCTCTTCGTATTTTAGATAGCAAGGATGAAGCAGATCAAAAGTTGGTTGTCGACGCCCCTAGATTCTCAGACAGTTTGAATGAGGCTTCTGTTGATTTCTTTAACCGTGTGCAGGCAGGCCTGACTGCTGCTGGGGTTCCTTTTGATGTGAACGAACGGCTCGTAAGAGGGCTGGACTATTATTGTCATACTGCCTTTGAGTTTATAACAGAAAGCCTTGGTGCGCAGGGAACAGTTCTTGCCGGAGGACGCTATGATGGCCTTATCGCTCAACTTGGAGGGCAGCCGACGGCTGGGATAGGCTGGGCAGGAGGGATTGAACGCCTTGCTATGATGCTTGATGAGACACCACATGCACCGCGTCCTGTTGTGATGGTTCCGATGGGAGAGGCAGCAACTGTCAAAGCTATTTCAGTTGCAGAAAAATTGCGGGATGCTGGATTCACTGTCACAAGTGATCGGAGTGGAAATATGAAAAAACGTATGAATAGAGCTAACAAGGCTCATGCGTCTTTTGGAATAATCATTGGTGATAATGAACTTGAAAACCATGTAGCTATGGTGAAAAATCTTGATGAGGGTACACAAGAGGAAGTTGCCTTTGATCAGATCGCAGATTTTATTAAAAGGGCAAACTCATGA
- the prfA gene encoding peptide chain release factor 1 — MISEERIIQLLDRYDYLAHALGTPDEFSNEEFVKLSKEYSDLGPVVDIANEVQSNKQEVLDLQEMIESGDDAEMAELASLELEDLKDKLPDLEKRLSIELLPKDAADERSAIIEVRAGTGGDEAALFAGDLLRMYEKYASSQGWKFEIMEASAADVGGFKEVSASVSGKGVFAKLKFESGVHRVQRVPETESGGRIHTSAATVAVMPEAEDVDIDIRQEDIRIDTMRASGAGGQHVNTTDSAVRITHLPTGIVVTSSEKSQHQNRDRAMKVLRARLYEAERERIVNERAEDRKSQVGSGDRSERIRTYNFPQGRVTDHRINLTLHKLDQILAGEGLIEMIGALITEDQALKLSQMESGGL; from the coding sequence ATGATTAGTGAAGAACGCATCATCCAACTGCTAGATCGCTACGATTATCTAGCGCATGCCTTGGGCACCCCGGATGAATTTTCAAATGAAGAATTTGTGAAACTCTCGAAAGAATATTCTGATTTAGGCCCCGTGGTCGACATCGCTAATGAAGTTCAATCCAATAAGCAGGAAGTCTTAGACCTTCAGGAAATGATTGAGAGCGGCGATGATGCTGAAATGGCCGAACTCGCATCGCTTGAATTGGAAGACTTAAAAGATAAGCTACCAGATCTTGAAAAGCGATTGTCCATTGAACTTCTTCCTAAAGATGCTGCCGACGAGCGTTCTGCTATTATCGAAGTTCGGGCTGGAACTGGTGGGGATGAGGCAGCACTCTTTGCTGGGGATTTACTTCGGATGTATGAGAAATATGCTTCTTCGCAGGGGTGGAAGTTCGAAATTATGGAAGCCAGTGCAGCAGATGTTGGTGGCTTCAAAGAAGTTTCCGCTTCAGTCTCGGGAAAAGGCGTTTTTGCTAAACTGAAATTTGAAAGCGGTGTTCACCGTGTTCAACGGGTGCCTGAAACCGAATCTGGAGGGCGTATTCATACGTCTGCTGCAACAGTCGCGGTGATGCCAGAAGCAGAAGATGTGGATATCGATATTCGTCAAGAAGATATACGAATTGATACAATGCGGGCTTCTGGCGCTGGGGGGCAGCACGTAAACACCACTGACTCTGCCGTGCGTATCACGCACCTTCCTACAGGAATTGTGGTGACCTCTTCTGAAAAGTCACAGCACCAAAACCGCGATAGAGCGATGAAAGTGTTGCGGGCCCGCCTCTATGAAGCAGAACGTGAGCGCATCGTGAACGAGAGGGCCGAAGACCGGAAATCACAAGTGGGATCTGGAGATAGATCTGAACGCATTCGGACTTATAATTTCCCGCAGGGGCGTGTCACAGATCATAGAATAAATCTCACCCTTCATAAGTTGGATCAAATACTTGCAGGTGAGGGCTTGATAGAGATGATTGGGGCACTGATTACCGAAGATCAAGCCTTGAAATTGTCACAGATGGAATCCGGTGGCCTTTAA
- the prmC gene encoding peptide chain release factor N(5)-glutamine methyltransferase, with protein sequence MPSVRGLLSSGVQTLENSGSHTAQLDAEYLLAHVLDLKKRASLYLYEEALTEKETALFQQLIDRRVTHEPVAYIIGTAEFWSLTFHVNEDTLIPRADSETVVDHVLSELKKDTAPRILDLGTGSGCLLLSILSEIPMAYGVGLDIHRGALEFARKNAVLLQLEQRTFFQESDWFNALDETIEAFDCIISNPPYIPSQDCMQLMPDVKDFEPLRALDGGKDGLRDYRVVIDKAPSWLKYGGILVFECGIGQAEEIQRLMTSAGYVDVRCVKDLPGVDRVISGKYFNNS encoded by the coding sequence ATGCCAAGTGTTAGAGGGCTTCTATCTTCTGGGGTGCAGACTCTAGAAAATTCTGGCAGTCATACAGCTCAGTTGGATGCAGAATATTTGCTGGCTCATGTCCTGGATCTTAAAAAGAGAGCATCGCTCTATCTATATGAGGAAGCTCTGACTGAAAAAGAGACTGCACTCTTTCAGCAGTTGATTGATCGGCGCGTCACCCATGAGCCTGTTGCCTATATTATCGGGACAGCTGAATTTTGGTCGTTAACCTTTCATGTAAATGAAGATACTCTAATTCCTCGTGCTGATAGTGAAACTGTTGTGGATCACGTTCTATCTGAATTGAAAAAAGATACAGCCCCGCGTATTCTTGATCTTGGAACGGGCAGCGGATGTTTATTGCTCTCGATTCTTTCTGAAATTCCGATGGCTTATGGAGTTGGTCTTGATATCCATAGGGGAGCGTTAGAATTTGCCAGGAAAAATGCAGTTCTGCTCCAATTGGAGCAACGGACATTTTTTCAAGAGAGTGATTGGTTCAATGCGCTTGATGAAACTATAGAAGCCTTTGATTGTATAATCTCTAACCCCCCTTATATCCCTAGTCAGGATTGCATGCAGTTGATGCCTGACGTAAAAGACTTTGAACCTCTCAGGGCCTTAGACGGGGGCAAAGACGGACTTCGCGATTACCGAGTTGTCATAGATAAAGCGCCAAGTTGGCTCAAGTATGGTGGTATATTGGTATTTGAATGTGGAATTGGTCAGGCTGAAGAGATACAGCGTTTGATGACATCTGCTGGGTATGTAGATGTCAGATGTGTGAAGGATTTACCTGGTGTAGACCGTGTTATCAGCGGAAAATATTTCAACAATTCATAA
- a CDS encoding DUF4167 domain-containing protein, with protein sequence MKQNQGGRNKGRSRSTGRNNRPVNKSKNHSAGNRRDNKVKGNPKQLLEKYKTQAREAAQTGDRVQEEYYYQFAEHYQRVINEHFPNQRQNNRQEENPEADEDVSGETQNSEQSDDQSDRQESRNPRSKGRGRGQQRGRRKPSEDTTKETVDPAEQSQPSLEYPEEMLSDIPQAQRVDDTAELVGEEVKKPTRRGRPKKKSPPVEENLTLSLDQSDGDEAA encoded by the coding sequence ATGAAACAGAACCAAGGTGGGCGCAACAAAGGGCGTTCAAGATCAACAGGTCGTAATAACAGACCTGTTAATAAATCTAAAAATCACTCAGCAGGAAATCGCCGTGACAACAAAGTCAAAGGTAATCCTAAGCAATTGCTGGAAAAGTATAAAACTCAGGCTCGCGAAGCTGCTCAAACTGGTGACCGCGTGCAGGAAGAATATTACTATCAGTTTGCAGAGCATTATCAGCGCGTGATCAATGAGCATTTCCCTAATCAACGTCAGAATAATCGACAGGAAGAAAATCCTGAAGCGGATGAGGATGTGTCTGGCGAAACTCAGAATTCTGAACAGTCTGATGATCAATCAGATCGTCAAGAGTCGCGTAATCCACGCTCTAAGGGACGGGGACGCGGACAGCAAAGGGGGCGGCGCAAACCTTCAGAAGACACAACGAAAGAGACTGTTGACCCTGCAGAGCAAAGTCAACCTTCTCTAGAATATCCTGAAGAAATGTTGTCAGACATTCCTCAGGCTCAGAGAGTTGATGATACAGCTGAGCTGGTTGGCGAAGAAGTCAAAAAGCCTACGAGACGAGGACGCCCCAAAAAGAAAAGTCCTCCCGTAGAGGAAAATTTAACGCTCTCTCTTGATCAATCCGACGGAGATGAAGCAGCTTAA
- the clpB gene encoding ATP-dependent chaperone ClpB — MNMENYTDRARGFIQAAQTIAIREGHQKFLPEHILKALMDDKEGFASNLVKKAGGDATALSGLVTNELNKLPKVEGGGAGQLYMDSMTAKFFAKAEEVAEKAGDSFVTTERLLLALILTPKCDSGKFMMQSGVQPDALNQAINDLRGGRTAQSASSEDTYDALNKYAQNLTERAEAGKLDPVIGRDEEIRRTVQVLSRRTKNNPVLIGEPGVGKTAIAEGLALRIANGDVPDSLRDRRIMALDMGQLIAGAKFRGEFEERLKAVLNEVSHADGDVILFIDEMHTLVGAGKSDGAMDASNLLKPALARGELHCIGATTLDEYRKYVEKDAALERRFQPVQIDEPNVEDTISILRGLKEKYELHHGVRITDGALVSSAMLSNRYITDRFLPDKAIDLMDEAASRLRMETESKPEAIDELDRKIVQLKIEREALKKETDDGSRDRLEELQSELSTLESESSELTGRWQAEKDKILGEKDLKAELEAARITLEQAQRSGDYAKAGELQHGVIPILEEKISQASDTTVQSMLREEVTSDDIAAVVSRWTGVPVDRMLEGERDKLLRMEQSLAGRVIGQQEAVEAVSKSVRRSRAGLQDPNRPLGSFLFLGPTGVGKTELTKALATFLFDDDTAMLRLDMSEYMEKHSVARLIGAPPGYVGYDEGGVLTESIRRKPYQVILFDEVEKAHGDVFNILLQVLDDGRLTDGQGRTVDFTNSLIILTSNLGSQRIAALPDGAEVEGVRDDVMEVVRAHFRPEFLNRLDETILFHRLDKSHMSGIVEIQLQILNARLKDRKISMNLDEPSKIWLAENGYDPVYGARPLKRAIQRYVQDPLAEMILKGEAKSGDHIEISVSKDALSFRVNVLD, encoded by the coding sequence ATGAACATGGAAAATTATACTGACCGCGCTCGTGGTTTTATTCAGGCTGCTCAAACGATTGCTATTCGCGAAGGGCACCAGAAATTCTTACCTGAGCATATCTTAAAAGCTTTGATGGATGATAAAGAAGGTTTTGCCTCCAATCTTGTAAAAAAGGCAGGTGGAGATGCCACTGCGTTATCAGGCTTGGTTACGAATGAATTAAATAAATTGCCTAAAGTCGAAGGGGGTGGGGCTGGTCAACTCTATATGGATAGTATGACGGCCAAGTTTTTCGCCAAAGCAGAGGAAGTTGCTGAAAAGGCGGGCGATAGTTTTGTGACAACGGAACGATTGTTGCTGGCGCTGATTTTAACACCGAAGTGTGATTCAGGAAAATTTATGATGCAATCAGGGGTACAGCCTGATGCTCTCAATCAAGCGATTAACGATTTACGTGGAGGCCGAACAGCACAAAGTGCGAGCAGCGAAGATACATATGATGCCTTAAATAAATATGCTCAAAATCTGACAGAGCGAGCTGAAGCAGGCAAGCTAGATCCAGTGATCGGGCGAGATGAAGAAATTCGCCGCACTGTACAAGTTTTATCACGCCGTACTAAGAATAATCCTGTTTTGATTGGTGAGCCTGGTGTGGGGAAAACAGCTATAGCTGAAGGCCTTGCGCTGCGGATTGCGAATGGAGATGTGCCAGACAGCTTACGGGACCGTCGCATCATGGCACTCGATATGGGGCAGCTTATTGCCGGAGCAAAGTTTCGCGGCGAATTCGAGGAAAGACTAAAGGCTGTCCTGAATGAAGTTTCACATGCGGACGGAGATGTGATTTTATTCATTGATGAGATGCATACTTTGGTTGGCGCAGGAAAGTCGGATGGCGCTATGGATGCCTCTAATTTGCTTAAACCTGCGTTAGCGCGAGGCGAATTGCATTGTATCGGGGCTACCACTTTGGACGAATATCGAAAATATGTTGAAAAGGACGCAGCATTAGAACGCCGTTTTCAACCTGTTCAGATCGACGAACCAAATGTGGAAGATACAATTTCCATTCTTCGTGGATTAAAAGAAAAATACGAATTACACCACGGTGTGCGAATTACCGACGGTGCTCTTGTTTCTTCCGCAATGCTTTCAAATCGCTATATTACGGATCGATTTTTGCCAGACAAGGCGATCGACCTGATGGACGAAGCGGCCTCGCGCCTCCGAATGGAAACAGAAAGTAAACCAGAAGCCATTGACGAGTTAGACAGGAAAATCGTTCAATTGAAAATAGAGCGAGAAGCCTTGAAAAAAGAAACAGATGACGGCTCAAGAGACCGGCTCGAGGAATTACAAAGTGAGTTGTCTACTCTTGAAAGCGAGTCATCTGAACTGACGGGACGCTGGCAAGCTGAGAAAGATAAAATTCTCGGTGAGAAAGACTTGAAAGCAGAACTTGAGGCAGCGCGAATTACCCTAGAACAAGCCCAGCGTTCTGGCGACTATGCCAAAGCGGGTGAGCTACAACACGGGGTCATTCCAATCCTGGAAGAGAAAATTTCGCAGGCCAGTGATACAACTGTTCAATCCATGCTTCGTGAAGAAGTGACAAGTGATGATATAGCTGCTGTTGTATCTAGGTGGACGGGTGTGCCTGTGGACAGGATGCTTGAAGGAGAACGAGATAAGCTTCTTCGTATGGAACAGTCCTTAGCGGGGCGTGTGATCGGTCAACAAGAGGCTGTCGAAGCGGTTTCAAAAAGTGTTCGCCGCTCTCGAGCCGGCCTTCAAGACCCCAATCGTCCGCTGGGGAGTTTCCTCTTTCTTGGGCCCACAGGCGTTGGAAAAACAGAATTAACTAAGGCCCTTGCGACTTTTCTGTTCGACGACGATACAGCAATGCTAAGGCTTGATATGTCTGAGTATATGGAGAAGCATTCTGTTGCGAGATTGATAGGAGCACCGCCAGGCTATGTGGGGTATGATGAAGGCGGTGTTCTAACAGAATCCATTCGCAGAAAGCCCTATCAAGTCATTCTTTTTGATGAAGTCGAAAAGGCGCATGGGGATGTCTTTAATATTCTGCTTCAGGTTCTAGACGATGGCCGATTAACAGATGGACAAGGGCGCACAGTAGATTTTACGAATAGCTTGATTATTTTAACGTCAAATCTGGGATCTCAGCGTATTGCAGCTTTGCCTGATGGTGCTGAAGTTGAAGGGGTGCGAGATGACGTTATGGAAGTGGTGCGGGCTCATTTTAGACCCGAGTTTCTTAATCGGTTAGATGAGACGATCCTTTTTCACCGGCTCGACAAAAGTCATATGAGCGGCATTGTAGAGATACAGTTGCAGATTTTGAATGCTCGATTAAAGGACAGGAAAATATCTATGAATTTGGATGAGCCATCTAAAATATGGCTTGCAGAAAATGGATATGACCCGGTCTACGGTGCGCGCCCATTGAAGCGAGCCATTCAGCGCTATGTGCAAGACCCCTTGGCTGAAATGATTCTAAAGGGAGAGGCGAAGAGCGGAGATCATATAGAGATCTCTGTCTCTAAAGATGCACTATCTTTTAGGGTGAATGTCCTAGATTAA
- a CDS encoding tetratricopeptide repeat protein, giving the protein MDTIETRVQQAYQSLQAGRFSEAEQRARSALSQAPRDVNALHLCALACQATGKAQEAIDLFEQTLDVQFTQLQVVQNYLNYLMQLGLYGQIQSLMKRAVAVWSNNYQFHVYHGISLKELKRFEESVEAYDQALKIKPNDKVALHNKGVSLRLHQKPKEALACYQKIPGGDKIAELRLNRGCALMDLQDYEKAECEFDAALALNPALTDAHENLNKLYWEYEKTDKVMSTYTLGLQKADSETMRLSYISQLLNIGQDDKAEESIKKAISKFGEVPGLNHIHGRLFAKKGDHEAAVRLTEKALDQIPNVPRYRLDMASNLICLGRYEEALTHLDYAEQMTPDDQELWAYKGTCWRLLGDAKHKWLNDYDQLVRGVQLPVPEGYETLEHFMKTMSEQIKLFHETKTHPLDQSLRNGTQSSFFLLGHESKIIQDFRRSLSEAVSTYLASMPRDATHPFLRRISEATNFTFSGSWSVRLKSEGFHVNHMHPEGWLSGPSYIDVPEAIYKEDPKRAGWVKFGETGLNLDPSLEVVEKAVCPEVGLVVFFPSYIWHGTYPFESNQYRTTAPMDVMPA; this is encoded by the coding sequence ATGGATACTATTGAGACAAGAGTACAACAAGCCTATCAATCCTTGCAGGCAGGTCGGTTTTCAGAAGCTGAGCAAAGGGCCAGATCTGCCCTTTCTCAAGCGCCGCGTGATGTGAATGCTTTGCATCTCTGTGCTCTAGCTTGTCAGGCAACAGGCAAAGCTCAGGAAGCAATTGACCTCTTTGAACAGACATTGGACGTTCAGTTTACTCAATTGCAAGTGGTCCAAAATTACCTGAATTATTTAATGCAGTTAGGCCTTTATGGGCAAATTCAATCGCTTATGAAGCGTGCTGTGGCCGTTTGGAGTAATAATTATCAATTCCATGTGTATCACGGCATCAGTTTGAAGGAGCTGAAACGGTTTGAAGAATCTGTTGAGGCTTATGATCAAGCACTTAAGATAAAGCCCAACGATAAAGTTGCTCTGCATAATAAAGGAGTATCGCTAAGGCTACATCAAAAACCTAAAGAAGCCCTTGCTTGTTATCAAAAAATACCAGGGGGCGATAAAATTGCAGAACTGCGACTGAACAGAGGCTGTGCTCTGATGGACCTACAAGACTATGAGAAGGCAGAGTGTGAATTTGATGCCGCTCTAGCCCTTAATCCTGCTTTGACCGATGCCCATGAAAACCTCAATAAACTATATTGGGAATATGAAAAAACTGACAAAGTCATGTCTACCTATACTTTGGGGCTACAAAAAGCAGACAGTGAAACTATGCGGCTATCGTATATTTCACAATTGCTCAACATTGGTCAGGATGATAAAGCAGAAGAGTCGATAAAGAAGGCGATATCTAAATTTGGGGAGGTGCCTGGCCTCAATCATATACATGGACGGTTGTTTGCAAAGAAGGGCGATCATGAGGCTGCTGTTCGCTTGACAGAGAAGGCGTTAGACCAAATTCCAAATGTCCCTAGATATCGACTGGACATGGCGAGCAACCTAATTTGTCTGGGGCGCTATGAAGAAGCTCTTACTCATTTGGATTATGCAGAGCAAATGACGCCAGATGATCAGGAATTATGGGCCTATAAAGGGACGTGTTGGCGCCTGTTAGGGGATGCTAAGCATAAATGGCTCAATGATTATGACCAACTGGTACGAGGGGTTCAGCTACCTGTTCCGGAAGGCTATGAGACCTTAGAGCATTTCATGAAAACAATGTCCGAACAGATCAAGCTTTTCCATGAAACTAAGACACATCCTCTTGACCAGAGTCTTCGGAATGGGACTCAGTCGTCTTTTTTCCTTCTGGGGCATGAGAGTAAAATCATACAAGACTTTAGAAGATCACTGAGTGAAGCGGTTAGCACCTATTTAGCGTCAATGCCGAGAGATGCAACACATCCTTTCCTACGGCGGATATCTGAAGCAACGAATTTCACATTTTCGGGCAGCTGGTCAGTGAGACTAAAAAGTGAAGGCTTTCATGTTAATCATATGCATCCCGAAGGGTGGCTTTCAGGGCCCAGTTATATTGATGTGCCTGAAGCAATCTATAAAGAGGATCCAAAGCGGGCAGGGTGGGTGAAGTTTGGAGAGACAGGCCTTAACCTGGACCCCAGTCTTGAAGTTGTCGAGAAGGCAGTTTGTCCAGAAGTTGGATTGGTTGTTTTCTTTCCTAGCTACATTTGGCACGGAACATATCCTTTTGAAAGCAATCAGTATCGTACTACAGCGCCTATGGATGTTATGCCAGCGTGA